The DNA window GCAGGAGACTTGCCGACAGAAGACGCTCAAACGGACTCAGTAGGAGATTCGATCGACGAAAAGCGTAAATAATAAGAGTAACGAGCTGGTTGCCCATTCCCTTTCAAAGGGGAAGGCGATCAGCTTTTTGCTTTCTCTTAATTGTGGTATGATGTTTTGGAAATTCGTCAATAAGTGAGGCTAAATGATGATTTTAGTAATGGACGCTGGAAATACAAGTATTGTCCTTGGTGTATATGACCAGGACCAATTAATGCACCATTGGCGTATGGAAACGCTTCGCCATAAAACAGAAGACGAGTACGGAATACAAATTAAATCATTTCTTCAAGATGTTGATTTAAGTTTTTCGTCGGTAACAGGGATTATTATGTCGTCTGTTGTTCCGCCGATTGTTTCTATATTAGAGCGGATGTGCCAAAAGTATTTTAAAGTAAATCCTTTGATTGTCGGTCCAGGTGTTAAAACGGGTTTAAATATTAAGTATGATAATCCTCGTGAAGTGGGTGCTGACAGAATCGTCAACACGGTTGCAGCCATTCATGAATACGGAAGTCCATTAATCATTGTGGATTTTGGCACTGCCAATACTTTCTGTTATATTAATGAAAAGCAACAATACATGGGAGGCGCCATTGCTCCCGGTATTAACATTTCAACAGAGGCGTTGTACGCTCGTGCTGCTAAACTTCCGCGCATTGAAATCACCACACCAGAACATGTGGTTGGTAAAAACACGGTTTCCGCTATGCAAGCTGGTATTGTATATGGTTACGTTGGTCAAGTAGAAGGAATTGTTGGGCGCATGAAAAAAGACAGTAAAGAAAAACCGACAGTTATTGCAACTGGCGGTATGGCTTCTTTGATTGCTAATGAAACAACCATTATTGATTATGTAGATCCTTTATTAACGTTAAAAGGACTGTATTTAATTTACAAACGCAATCAAGCGTAAAGAAAGGAACGATAGATGTGTCAGATTATTTAGTTCGCGGCCTCGGTTTTAATGGGAGTGTTCGTGCATTTGCAGTAGATAGCACAAAAGCAGTAGGAGAAGCGCAACGTCGTCATATGATGTGGCCAACTGCGTCAGCCGCATTAGGACGAGCGATGACAGGTGGCGTAATGCTTGGCGCTATGCTAAAAGGCGATGATAAAGTAACAGTTAAGTTTGAAGGTGGCGGACCTATTGGTGCATTGCTAGTGGATAGCAATGCTAAAGGTGGCGTACGCGGTTATGTTTCTAATCCGCAAACTCATTTTGACTTAAACGCACAAGGCAAACTAGATGTTAGTCGGGCAGTTGGGACAAACGGCATGATGTCAGTTGTTAAAGATTTAGGGATGCGCGATAATTTTACAGGTCAAACACCGATTGTTTCAGGAGAAATTGCGGAAGATTTCACTTATTATTTTGCGACTTCAGAACAAGTACCTTCATCAGTAGGGCTTGGTGTTTTAGTGGATACAGACAACTCAATTTTGGCGGCTGGTGGTTTTGTCATTCAATTGATGCCAAATACGGACGACGAAACCATTACGAAAATTGAAGAACGTCTTTCTGGTATTGAACCTGTTTCTCATATGATTCAGCGTGGATTAACACCAGAAGAAATTCTTGAAGCAGTACTTGGAAAAGAAAATATTCAAATTCTTGATAAAATGCCGGTACATTTTGACTGCAATTGTTCTAAAGATCGTTTTGCGACGGCTATTCTTGGACTTGGAAAAAAAGAAATTCAAGACATGATCGATGAAGATGGAATGGCGGAAGCGCAATGTCATTTCTGTTTGGAAACGTATCATTATTCTAAAGAGGAACTCGAGACGTTTATCAATGAGCTCCAGTTATAATAATCGGCGACCTGTGCCACCGGCAGGTACAGTCAAGCCTAAACGACATTTAAAAACCAAACCGGTGCTAATAGTCATTGGGGTATTGTTATTAATTAATATTTTGTGGTTTATTGCTTGGTTAATACCAAATGATACGGGCAAAGCGGAAAAAGTGGCTTCTGTCAGCGGTGAAGCAATCACGCGAGAAGAGTGGTTAGCTTCTATGGAAGAGCAGCACGGCCGCGAAGCATTATTAGAGTTAGTCAATGAAAAAGTAATGGCCACGGCAGCTAAAGATTATGGAATTGAAGTCAGTGACAAAGAAATTGATTTAGAGTTAGCGCTCCTGCGTTCATCGCGAGATGGTACGGAAGCGGCATTATATGCTGTAGACGATGCACGTCAACGCGAAAAAATAAAAGCTCAATTAATTTTAGAAAAAGTACTAACTAAAGATATTGTCGTTGAAAAAGAAGAGATTAAAGCATTTTATGACGATAACGAATCGCTATATGACGTTAAAGATTCATACCGGACACGTATCATTGTTCTAAATTCATCAGCAGAAGCAGAAGAAACCATCAAAGAACTTGAAAAAGGTTCTTCGTTCGAAGCAACTGCTCGTGAACGATCCATTGACAGTGCGACAGGTAATCTTGGCGGAGATATTGGTTATATATCTAATGGCGAGCCAGGTGTAGATGCAAACATTGCTAAAGCTGTTTCAAAAGTAGAAGTTGGTGGATGGTCTTCGCCATTGCCACTGGAAAACGGCAAAACTGCCATTATTTCCGTTACAGAAAAAGTAGATGGCCAAACATTTTCTTATGAAGATGTAGCCGGTCATATTAACCGCGAGCTAGCACTTGAACAATTACCACAAGCTGTTACTCCTGAAGCTTTCTGGCAAGAGTTTGACGCTGAGTGGTTTTACGGAGAATAAACAACTCTTAGGCGTTTCGCTATGAAACGTCTATTTTTTATGAATTCATGCAATTTGACAAAAGGTCCGCGATATTGATAACATTAGCTTCATTAAAGTCGACAAAAATACTAGGGATTAGGAGTGGTGAAAATGGCGCGTGTAGGTAATTCGATCACCGATTTAATAGGGCAAACACCAATTGTGAAATTAAATCGGTTAACAGGTCCTGAAGATGCAGACGTTTATTTGAAATTAGAGTACTTCAATCCGGGCAGTAGCGTGAAAGATAGAATTGCATTATCGATGATTGAAGCGGCTGAAAAGTCTGGAGATTTAAAAGAAGGCGATACAATTATCGAGCCGACGAGTGGTAACACAGGAATTGGTTTGGCAATGATTGCGGCAGCAAAAGGCTA is part of the Planococcus sp. PAMC 21323 genome and encodes:
- a CDS encoding type III pantothenate kinase, which gives rise to MILVMDAGNTSIVLGVYDQDQLMHHWRMETLRHKTEDEYGIQIKSFLQDVDLSFSSVTGIIMSSVVPPIVSILERMCQKYFKVNPLIVGPGVKTGLNIKYDNPREVGADRIVNTVAAIHEYGSPLIIVDFGTANTFCYINEKQQYMGGAIAPGINISTEALYARAAKLPRIEITTPEHVVGKNTVSAMQAGIVYGYVGQVEGIVGRMKKDSKEKPTVIATGGMASLIANETTIIDYVDPLLTLKGLYLIYKRNQA
- the hslO gene encoding Hsp33 family molecular chaperone HslO, producing MSDYLVRGLGFNGSVRAFAVDSTKAVGEAQRRHMMWPTASAALGRAMTGGVMLGAMLKGDDKVTVKFEGGGPIGALLVDSNAKGGVRGYVSNPQTHFDLNAQGKLDVSRAVGTNGMMSVVKDLGMRDNFTGQTPIVSGEIAEDFTYYFATSEQVPSSVGLGVLVDTDNSILAAGGFVIQLMPNTDDETITKIEERLSGIEPVSHMIQRGLTPEEILEAVLGKENIQILDKMPVHFDCNCSKDRFATAILGLGKKEIQDMIDEDGMAEAQCHFCLETYHYSKEELETFINELQL
- a CDS encoding peptidyl-prolyl cis-trans isomerase, which codes for MSSSYNNRRPVPPAGTVKPKRHLKTKPVLIVIGVLLLINILWFIAWLIPNDTGKAEKVASVSGEAITREEWLASMEEQHGREALLELVNEKVMATAAKDYGIEVSDKEIDLELALLRSSRDGTEAALYAVDDARQREKIKAQLILEKVLTKDIVVEKEEIKAFYDDNESLYDVKDSYRTRIIVLNSSAEAEETIKELEKGSSFEATARERSIDSATGNLGGDIGYISNGEPGVDANIAKAVSKVEVGGWSSPLPLENGKTAIISVTEKVDGQTFSYEDVAGHINRELALEQLPQAVTPEAFWQEFDAEWFYGE